A section of the Kluyveromyces lactis strain NRRL Y-1140 chromosome F complete sequence genome encodes:
- the DUG2 gene encoding glutamine amidotransferase subunit DUG2 (similar to uniprot|P38149 Saccharomyces cerevisiae YBR281C Hypothetical ORF): MSPSQLHKWSHDFCILSTVTFPRKKLLFAGTQDSRILCIDLRTYNLIHTIRLGALDGTNTRSSVLCLTKSKNEEYLFSGGADSLVRAWSVGGNTHDYSLAVKEMVTIYSLMDIGDIFSLAYIDELDLVVFGSQNASLLYVANVFKQNNLKKDYTMLPHLRFDKFFDSKGPQQQSTQPLADSFETLPSTISSLSLHDEESACQTLQVPSSNILPFAHNGFVYSIVKLESHRDTLPIYLDLKPDVQYIISGGGDGVSKLWSLHVDPADDQSVKICLVTELDNDEPVLTQFLEFPFLYVGLTDGLLKIWDLNTNQSVSTLQSDDPSDITSLAVCQDQIFASQRKGVTKFFQDDVYHWQGHQGSILSSEIICKSCTKNPYTRLVTGGNDGSLILWNITDLINNGQEDIDPIFHSHEATAKDRHNSWTATNLDNDHMLHNLSTLIHFQTVSRKADTRHLLEGRRCATHLQQLFYKLGARNCDLIPVHNEGNPIVYSAFSGNSRNVEKRKKIVWYGHYDVVAADMDYWNTDPFKLTCENGFLKGRGVSDNKGPLLAAMYSVAELVQNGELDHDITFIIEGQEENGSAGFKEALADNRYRFGEKIDWVILSNSYWLDDNIPCLNYGLRGMVNLTVSVTSDEPNRHSGFDGGVHREPTADLISIISKLQDDGGKILIPHYDDNIKPLSEKELAQLIEIVERAQLHESVTVDSLIAKWTKPSLSVTTMKVSGPCEPTVIPQSASVDISIRLVPGQDLNVIKQSLNDYLHSCFSRLKTKNHLSIKVLNEAEPWLGNPSNSAYQIIREEIGKEWNTEPLMVREGGSIPSIRYLEKTLGAPVVQIPCGQSNDKAHLPNEQLRMKNWYKMREILTRVFNRL; the protein is encoded by the coding sequence ATGTCTCCATCGCAGTTACATAAATGGAGCCATGACTTCTGTATATTGTCTACCGTTACATTTCCACGCAAGAAGCTTTTGTTTGCTGGTACTCAGGATTCTAGAATTTTATGCATTGATTTACGCACTTACAATTTGATTCATACCATCCGTCTAGGAGCTTTAGATGGAACCAACACGAGATCTAGCGTTTTGTGTTTGACAAAGTCCAAAAACGAAGAGTATTTGTTTAGTGGTGGAGCTGATTCATTAGTACGAGCCTGGTCAGTCGGTGGGAACACTCATGACTACAGTTTAGCCGTTAAAGAGATGGTTACTATTTACTCGTTAATGGATATCGGTGATATCTTCTCATTGGCATATATTGATGAACTAGACTTGGTTGTTTTTGGCTCGCAGAATGCGTCCTTGTTGTATGTTGCCAATGTTTTCAAGCAAAACAACTTAAAGAAAGATTACACCATGTTGCCTCATCTAAGATTCGATAAATTTTTTGACTCAAAGGGACCTCAGCAACAATCAACACAACCCCTTGCAGATTCATTTGAAACTTTACCCAGTACAATATCATCCCTGTCACTACACGATGAAGAATCAGCGTGTCAGACCTTACAAGTTCCATCTTCCAATATCCTACCATTTGCGCACAATGGATTTGTATATTCCATCGTCAAATTAGAGTCCCACAGAGATACTCTACCAATATACCTGGACTTGAAACCTGACGTTCAATACATTATTTCTGGTGGTGGAGATGGCGTTTCCAAGTTATGGTCATTGCATGTAGATCCAGCCGATGATCAATCGGTCAAAATCTGTTTGGTTACCGAATTAGATAATGATGAACCAGTTTTAACACAATTCCTGGAATTCCCTTTCCTCTACGTAGGACTCACGGACggtttattgaaaatttggGATTTGAACACCAATCAATCGGTAAGTACCTTACAGAGCGATGATCCAAGTGATATCACCTCACTGGCAGTTTGTCAAGATCAGATTTTCGCCTCTCAAAGAAAAGGCGTTACTAAATTCTTCCAGGATGACGTTTATCATTGGCAAGGGCATCAAGGAAGTATTTTAAGCTCTGAGATAATTTGCAAAAGTTGTACCAAAAATCCGTATACAAGGCTCGTCACAGGTGGTAATGACGGTTCCTTGATCCTTTGGAATATCACAGACTTAATCAATAATGGCCAAGAGGATATAGATCCGATATTCCATAGTCATGAAGCTACTGCCAAGGACCGTCATAATTCTTGGACTGCTACGAATTTGGATAATGACCATATGCTTCATAATTTGAGCACTCttattcattttcaaactGTTTCTAGAAAAGCTGATACAAGACACTTACTTGAAGGTCGTCGTTGTGCAACTCACCTCCAGCAGCTATTTTATAAACTAGGAGCAAGAAATTGTGATTTAATTCCTGTTCACAATGAAGGAAATCCCATCGTATATTCTGCATTCTCTGGTAACTCCAGAAATGTagagaaaaggaagaaaataGTATGGTACGGACATTATGATGTGGTAGCAGCAGATATGGATTATTGGAACACAGATCCTTTCAAACTCACTTGTGAAAACGGCTTTTTGAAGGGAAGAGGTGTATCTGATAACAAGGGTCCATTATTAGCTGCTATGTACTCGGTGGCAGAACTTGTGCAAAATGGTGAACTAGATCATGACATCACCTTTATCATCGAAGGACAAGAGGAGAATGGTTCAGCAGGCTTCAAAGAAGCACTTGCAGACAATAGATATAGATTCGGAGAAAAGATTGATTGGGTCATTTTAAGTAATTCTTATTGGTTAGATGACAACATTCCCTGTTTGAATTATGGGCTAAGAGGTATGGTCAATTTAACAGTCAGTGTGACTAGTGACGAACCAAATAGACATTCTGGGTTTGATGGTGGTGTTCATCGTGAACCTACAGCCGATTTAATCAGCATCATTTCTAAATTACAAGATGATGGTGggaaaattttgattcCACATTATGACGACAACATAAAGCCTCTGTCTGAGAAAGAACTGGCACAATTGATCGAAATTGTGGAAAGAGCTCAGCTACACGAATCTGTCACAGTCGATAGTTTAATCGCCAAATGGACCAAACCATCACTATCAGTTACCACCATGAAGGTGAGTGGACCATGTGAACCGACAGTCATTCCACAATCTGCCTCTGTTGACATATCAATTCGATTGGTTCCTGGTCAAGATCTCAATGTCATCAAACAGTCATTGAATGACTACTTGCATTCATGCTTTTCAAGATTGAAGACCAAAAATCATCTCTCTATCAAGGTATTAAATGAAGCAGAACCTTGGTTAGGAAATCCTTCGAATAGTGCCTATCAAATTATAAGAGAGGAAATAGGCAAAGAATGGAACACAGAACCTTTAATGGTGAGAGAAGGAGGTTCCATTCCAAGTATTAGATACCTTGAGAAGACTTTGGGCGCCCCTGTCGTACAAATACCTTGTGGCCAATCAAATGATAAAGCACATCTACCAAATGAACAGTTAAGAATGAAAAACTGGTATAAGATGAGAGAGATTCTTACCAGAGTATTCAATAGGCTCTGA
- the UTP18 gene encoding Utp18p (similar to uniprot|P40362 Saccharomyces cerevisiae YJL069C UTP18 Possible U3 snoRNP protein involved in maturation of pre-18S rRNA based on computational analysis of large-scale protein-protein interaction data) produces MDHTIPPPDEEELVLSKLVFGDNSDFYNELQNINLELSSEEDATEYVQNSDSEDSESDNEIGKVMDDQLFFVDDGELNVDDEDAMDIDDENEQASGSDYSNESEENESDAWVDSDDDRLQITVTENNRSKKLRKSHVESQINGREYLQRLRSQFEKIYPKPNWIEDEDDSELDNDSENESGDYDNVIDGDINALTKILERTYNYTTANSKLLPPQTLDITRLKDANASHPSHSAIQSLSFHSTKPILLTGGYDRTLRIYHIDGKANHLITSVHIKGTPVQTCSFYSSQDGKEQKVYTGGRRRYMHAWDLSNNNTSVAKIDKISRLYGHQDTQRSFEKFKLAHFQDANGARHGLICLQGNNGWVNILHSSTGVWLQGCKIEGAISDFCIDYKPQQNGHFHTILIATNTYGEVWEFNLNENGNTVRKWKDDGGVGITKIQVGGGSTISSPKKRIIPNRWIAIGSDSGFVNVYDRQSDSQRPVFTLDQLTTSISSLEFSPDGQMLCIASRATKDALRLVHLATGTVFSNWPTSGTPLGKVTSVAFSPQGEMLAVGNEQGKVRLWRLNHY; encoded by the coding sequence ATGGACCATACCATACCACCACCAGATGAAGAGGAATTAgttctttccaaattaGTGTTCGGAGACAATAGTGACTTTTATAATGAATTGCAGAATATCAATCTGGAGCTAAGTAGCGAAGAAGACGCTACTGAGTACGTACAGAATAGTGACTCCGAAGATTCAGAGAGCGACAATGAAATTGGAAAGGTTATGGATGACCAGCTCTTTTTCGTTGATGATGGTGAACTAAATgtggatgatgaagatgcGATGGACATTGACGATGAGAACGAACAAGCAAGTGGGTCTGACTACAGCAACGAGTCTGAGGAAAATGAATCTGATGCATGGGTTGATTCTGACGACGACAGACTACAGATAACTGTAACAGAAAATAACAGATCAAAAAAGCTAAGGAAGTCCCACGTAGAATCTCAAATTAATGGACGAGAGTACTTGCAAAGGTTGAGATcacaatttgaaaagatatATCCGAAGCCAAATTGGATAGAAGACGAGGATGATAGCGAACTTGACAATGACAGTGAAAATGAAAGTGGTGATTATGACAACGTTATAGATGGGGACATCAATGCTCTAACCAAGATCCTAGAACGTACCTACAATTATACTACAGCAAACTCGAAACTTCTCCCCCCACAAACTCTCGATATAACTAGGCTGAAGGATGCAAATGCTTCACATCCATCTCATTCAGCCATTCAATCTTTATCCTTCCATTCCACCAAACCAATCCTGTTGACTGGTGGCTACGACAGAACGTTAAGAATATATCATATCGATGGTAAAGCTAATCATTTGATAACTTCAGTACATATCAAGGGCACCCCAGTCCAGACCTGTTCTTTCTACTCATCGCAAGATGGTAAGGAACAAAAAGTGTATACAGGTGGTAGAAGACGTTATATGCATGCATGGGATTTATCAAATAATAACACCTCAGTAGCCAAAATTGAtaagatttcaagattatATGGCCACCAGGATACCCAAAGATcgtttgaaaagttcaaactAGCCCACTTCCAGGACGCCAACGGAGCCCGCCATGGATTGATTTGCTTACAAGGTAATAATGGTTGGGTTAATATCCTCCATTCCTCCACAGGTGTATGGCTACAAGGCTGTAAGATCGAGGGTGCCATCTCCGACTTCTGTATTGATTATAAACCTCAACAGAACGGGCACTTCCATACTATTCTTATTGCTACAAATACATACGGCGAAGTGTGGGAATttaatttgaatgaaaatggcAATACAGTCCGTAAATGGAAGGACGATGGTGGAGTTGGAATCACTAAAATTCAAGTTGGCGGCGGTTCAACAATTTCCTCACCAAAGAAACGCATCATTCCAAATAGATGGATTGCAATCGGTTCAGACTCTGGCTTCGTGAATGTATATGATAGACAAAGCGATTCGCAAAGACCGGTGTTCACATTAGACCAATTGACCACATCCATATCCTCATTAGAATTTTCACCTGATGGTCAAATGTTATGCATAGCGAGTAGAGCTACAAAGGACGCCTTGAGGTTAGTACATCTGGCGACAGGAACTGTTTTCTCAAATTGGCCAACTAGCGGTACGCCCTTAGGTAAAGTTACAAGCGTAGCATTTAGTCCGCAAGGGGAAATGCTTGCAGTAGGAAATGAACAGGGCAAAGTCAGATTGTGGAGGTTAAATCACTATTGA
- the MRPL27 gene encoding mitochondrial 54S ribosomal protein mL41 (similar to uniprot|P36526 Saccharomyces cerevisiae YBR282W MRPL27 Mitochondrial ribosomal protein of the large subunit): MKPTSARFFQQSQITQLTRPWKKYRDGTLFYGASKVGNKRVPLTTKDGNKSMYKGTRSSGIGRHTQYGGYKINWNRVRTYTVPKDFNTDLKPLLSHNLPELKHQFSGYQKGYTDPKLYFDKLKKYVKEGKIQSEASNVESYVERG, from the coding sequence ATGAAACCTACCTCCGCTagattttttcaacaatctCAAATAACACAACTAACGAGACCTTGGAAGAAATACCGTGATGGTACGTTATTCTATGGTGCTTCTAAAGTAGGTAACAAGCGTGTACCATTGACGACGAAGGATGGTAACAAGTCTATGTACAAGGGTACCAGATCTTCAGGTATTGGTAGACATACACAATATGGTGGTTATAAAATTAACTGGAACAGGGTGCGTACATATACCGTTCCAAAGGATTTCAATACGGATTTGAAACCACTATTATCTCATAACTTGCCAGAACTAAAACATCAATTCTCAGGGTATCAGAAAGGTTACACGGATCCAAAGCTTTACTTCGACAAGTTAAAGAAGTATGTGAAGGAAGGGAAAATCCAAAGCGAAGCAAGCAATGTGGAAAGCTatgttgaaagaggatga
- the SSH1 gene encoding Ssh1p (highly similar to uniprot|P38353 Saccharomyces cerevisiae YBR283C SSH1 Subunit of the Ssh1 translocon complex Sec61p homolog involved in co-translational pathway of protein translocation not essential): protein MAGFRLIDLAKPFLAFVPEIELPYDNLPFDDKLVITLTTALIYLFGQFPLAGITKESVDVKDPIFFLRGVFAAEPRTLLEFGIFPPIATALILQLLAGFKLIKVNFNQRTDRELFQTLIKIVSIGSYAILANIFIASGYYGEDLSLMAKFLINSQLIGAGFFVTLLIEVIDKGHGFASGAMAIIAISLSTGLVDDLFGVQQIPVGQEGHREPRGAVINLLQGFRAKHKTFLGALVNAFQRDYLPNLTSGLLVIVLGGTVCYLQNIRTELSIRSTKARGMSNVYPIRLLYTGGLSLLFSYSILFYIHILGFVIIQLIGGNQEGSIINKVLGGYESTEFFYLARFPLSLLTPPTSFFAVFKQPLTVVTFSAFLIVTGVWFATNWQEISGSSSRDVSKQFKEQDVALAGHRDASKELIRIIPVASATGAATLAVLVAVGELLGLKGKGAGIVVAVCSAFAILEVVTVDFQQTGGQSSIAQMLGGRAA from the exons ATGGCAGGTT TCCGTTTGATTGATTTGGCAAAGCCATTCTTGGCTTTTGTTCCCGAAATTGAACTTCCATATGACAATTTACCATTTGATGATAAGCTTGTCATTACTTTGACTACTGCATTGATTTACTTATTTGGCCAATTCCCACTGGCAGGCATTACTAAGGAATCTGTTGATGTGAAGGACCctatcttcttcttgcGTGGTGTTTTCGCTGCCGAACCACGCACTCTTTTAGAGTTTGGTATTTTCCCACCAATTGCAACTGCATTGATCTTGCAATTGTTGGCAGgtttcaaattgatcaaaGTCAACTTCAACCAAAGAACTGATAGAGAATTGTTCCAAACGTTGATCAAAATTGTTTCCATTGGCAGTTATGCCATCTTAGCTAACATTTTCATTGCATCAGGTTACTATGGCGAAGATTTATCTCTAATGGCTAAATTTTTGATTAACAGTCAATTGATCGGCGCCGGTTTCTTTGTGACCTTGTTGATCGAAGTTATTGACAAGGGGCATGGGTTTGCCTCTGGTGCCATGGCTATTATCGCCATTTCTCTGTCTACTGGTTTAGTTGACGATTTATTCGGtgttcaacaaattccAGTGGGTCAAGAAGGCCATAGAGAACCAAGGGGTGCTGTCATCAACTTGTTACAAGGTTTCCGTGCTAAGCATAAGACTTTCTTGGGCGCACTTGTCAATGCTTTCCAAAGAGATTATCTACCAAACTTGACTTCTGGTTTGTTAGTAATCGTTCTTGGTGGTACCGTCTGTTATCTACAAAACATCAGAACAGAGTTGTCTATCAGATCCACCAAGGCAAGAGGAATGTCCAACGTTTACCCTATCAGATTATTGTACACTGGTGGCCTATCTTTGCTATTTTCTTACTCCATTTTGTTCTACATTCATATACTTGGCTTCGTCATCATTCAGTTGATTGGTGGTAACCAAGAGGGTTCCATTATCAACAAAGTTTTGGGTGGTTATGAGTCCACTGAATTCTTTTATTTAGCAAGATTTCCATTGTCCTTGTTAACCCCACCAACTTCGTTCTTTGCTGTTTTCAAGCAACCATTGACTGTGGTCACATTCTCGGCTTTCTTGATTGTCACTGGTGTGTGGTTCGCCACAAACTGGCAAGAAATCTCTGGCTCATCATCTCGTGATGTTTCCAAGCAATTCAAGGAACAAGATGTTGCATTGGCTGGTCACAGAGATGCTTCTAAGGAACTTATCAGAATCATTCCGGTAGCGTCTGCCACTGGTGCAGCCACTTTGGCGGTCTTGGTCGCAGTTGGTGAACTATTAGGCTTGAAGGGTAAAGGTGCCGGTATTGTTGTTGCAGTTTGCAGTGCATTTGCCATTCTAGAAGTCGTTACCGTAGACTTCCAACAAACAGGCGGTCAAAGTTCTATCGCTCAAATGCTAGGAGGTAGAGCTGCTTAA
- the MIC12 gene encoding Mic12p (conserved hypothetical protein): protein MSKLLKLTGFTTLSTLLGVSYYYYVIDRPLYQQTALHKTNVQVENIIDNKAQFQYEHMSRDSQAVVQRPFAETVKDIWNKEVRNTADWLYSWGK, encoded by the coding sequence ATGTCTaagcttttgaaattgacTGGGTTTACTACACTAAGCACTTTGCTAGGTGTTTCCTATTACTATTACGTGATTGACAGGCCACTATACCAACAAACTGCGCTTCATAAGACCAACGTTCAGGTTGAGAACATCATTGACAACAAAGCGCAATTCCAATATGAGCATATGAGCCGGGATTCCCAAGCTGTTGTACAAAGGCCATTTGCTGAAACTGTTAAGGACATTTGGAACAAAGAAGTACGCAATACTGCTGACTGGCTATACTCTTGGGGAAAATGA
- the TAE1 gene encoding N-terminal protein methyltransferase (similar to uniprot|P38340 Saccharomyces cerevisiae YBR261C Putative S-adenosylmethionine-dependent methyltransferase of the seven beta-strand family), protein MTTPDSNINYKDAIDYWTSIPATVDGVLGGYGDQTPLPNMDVHGSMHFVRKLKSRMITEGPKNSCDIGAGIGRVTKNFLSKISDKVDLVEPVVPFVEQAHVELDALKKEGKIGEIFAIGMQDWNPEEGKYWLIWCQWCVGHLPDEELIQFFHRCKKGLQKNGTIVVKENNTVGDDDFDPVDSSVTRSNEKFMQLFKEAGLKVIATERQRGLPDGLYPVQMYALKTVV, encoded by the coding sequence ATGACTACCCCTGATTCAAATATTAACTATAAAGATGCTATAGACTACTGGACAAGCATTCCAGCTACTGTGGATGGTGTGCTAGGAGGATACGGTGACCAGACTCCGTTACCTAACATGGATGTGCATGGTTCAATGCATTTCGTTAGGAAACTAAAATCAAGAATGATTACCGAGGGTCCTAAAAACAGTTGTGATATCGGTGCAGGGATCGGAAGAGTTACCAAGAACTTTTTGAGTAAAATTAGCGATAAAGTGGATTTGGTAGAACCTGTAGTGCCATTTGTGGAACAAGCACATGTGGAATTGGATGCGTTAAAGAAAGAGGGCAAGATTGGTGAGATATTTGCTATTGGTATGCAAGACTGGAACCCTGAAGAAGGGAAGTACTGGTTGATATGGTGTCAATGGTGTGTCGGCCATCTACCAGACgaagaattgattcaattctttcaccGATGCAAGAAAGGTTTGCAGAAAAATGGTACCATCGTTGTGAAAGAGAACAATACAGTTGGAgatgatgatttcgatCCAGTAGACAGCAGTGTCACTAGATCCAATGAGAAGTTTATGCAGTTGTTTAAAGAGGCCGGGTTGAAAGTCATTGCAACGGAAAGACAAAGAGGTTTACCTGACGGCCTCTATCCTGTACAGATGTATGCATTGAAAACCGTAGTTTGA
- the RGD1 gene encoding GTPase-activating protein RGD1 (similar to uniprot|P38339 Saccharomyces cerevisiae YBR260C RGD1 GTPase-activating protein (RhoGAP) for Rho3p and Rho4p possibly involved in control of actin cytoskeleton organization) — protein MSVDTSESGTDPNLTGCVAEPSQSNDLLQREEVKKVLSSDIAINALLSRLKGSLLTCEEFTKFMRKKYLYEEEHAQEMSKTTKHFFQETGNSGLSRSIHQLLEYDNKLSQVKISYVRALQKIYDEVTALLLTVTKTRKSLKEKSRRLEKDVSDAIHTAEKAKSRYISLCQDWEKLRLTDPTKTKLTLRGSKTTKEQEEDLQRKIDSADLEYKQRVDHSNSLRNTFLSKERPQIVSELKDLILEIDTAMSIQLQKYTIWTENMILNSGVSVNPVDGNSKSMRSSATSMNNELDLYNFLNKYNTSKSGSMINKNLIPVEYKKHPSMARSYTSSAMGTSSNFGKISGPSNFVVNNSKNSLPKRVMSTQHESPFNSSSAAAALSSTVSPSATTHPPNSASSGPSQSSVNGNSITSTSSRPLKSMVDVVPPSETNKKDFPTLDPRPNIRQTSVAPSVATTETMTRPPSTVQTIGSLPPGTAKDFKTFAVPLENLLDYDQDLVPAIVRQCIYVIDKYGLNLEGIYRKSANVLDVSRLKSEIDKDPSNVFMILPPKNYTDSDIYLVGSLLKTFFANLPDTLLPREMTEEIKTCLSIEDSTTRKNYMHGIIYKLPDGQYWTIRALIFHLKRILEHETKNRMGLKALCIIWGPTIISPNNEDLNDVNYQISAMELLFDVADQAFEPE, from the coding sequence atgaGTGTTGACACTTCTGAGTCAGGGACAGATCCAAACCTTACTGGATGTGTAGCGGAGCCTTCTCAATCAAATGATTTGcttcaaagagaagaagttaaGAAAGTTTTGTCTTCAGATATCGCCATCAATGCCCTACTATCCAGGTTGAAAGGTTCCCTTTTGACATGTGAGGAGTTCACCAAATTCATGAGAAAAAAGTACTTGTATGAGGAAGAGCATGCACAGGAAATGTCCAAAACCACCAAGcatttcttccaagaaactGGGAATTCTGGGTTATCTCGATCCATCCATCAACTCTTGGAGTACGATAACAAACTATCGCAAGTTAAGATATCGTACGTTAGGGCATTGCAAAAAATCTATGATGAAGTAACAGCGTTACTGTTAACTGTAACGAAGACCAGAAAATCCTTAAAGGAGAAAAGTAGGAGACTTGAAAAGGATGTTTCTGATGCGATCCACACTGCCGAAAAAGCTAAATCAAGGTACATCTCTTTGTGTCAAGATTGGGAGAAATTGAGATTAACTGATCCCactaaaacaaaattaaCGTTAAGGGGATCGAAAACAACGaaggaacaagaagaagatcttcAGCGTAAGATAGATAGCGCCGATCTGGAGTATAAACAGAGAGTAGATCattccaattctttgagAAATACTTTTTTGAGTAAAGAACGTCCACAGATCGTGTCTgagttgaaagatttgatcttaGAAATCGATACAGCAATGTCAATTCAGTTGCAAAAATACACAATTTGGACAGAAAACATGATTCTAAACAGCGGGGTTTCTGTAAACCCAGTAGATGGTAACTCAAAATCTATGAGAAGTTCTGCAACCTCGATGAATAACGAATTGGATCTTTACAACTTCCTAAACAAATACAACACATCCAAATCGGGATCCATGATAAATAAGAATTTGATTCCTGTTGAATACAAAAAGCATCCATCAATGGCAAGGTCATACACATCTAGCGCAATGGGAACAAGCAGTAACTTTGGGAAAATATCTGGCCCCTCGAATTTTGTCGTAAATAACTCAAAAAACTCATTGCCAAAAAGAGTCATGTCCACTCAACATGAGTCCCCATTCAATAGTTCTTCAGCAGCTGCCGCTTTGTCATCCACAGTATCACCTTCAGCTACCACACACCCGCCAAATTCTGCTTCCAGTGGACCGTCTCAGAGCTCTGTGAATGGAAATAGCAtaacatcaacatcttcaagaccattgaaatcaatgGTCGATGTTGTGCCACCCTCagaaacaaacaagaaagacTTCCCAACTCTTGACCCACGCCCAAATATTCGCCAAACCAGTGTTGCACCATCCGTTGCCACCACCGAAACTATGACAAGGCCACCATCAACAGTACAAACTATTGGGTCATTACCGCCTGGTACTGcaaaagatttcaagacaTTTGCAGTTCCCCTAGAGAATCTTCTGGATTACGATCAAGATCTTGTACCGGCTATTGTCCGCCAATGTATCTACGTTATTGACAAATACGGTCTAAACTTGGAGGGCATTTATCGTAAATCTGCAAACGTTCTTGATGTGTCACGACTCAAAAGTGAAATTGATAAGGACCCATCCAACGTCTTTATGATCTTACCACCGAAGAACTACACTGACTCTGATATTTATCTGGTAGGTTCTTTGTTAAAAACATTTTTTGCTAATCTCCCTGATACTCTTTTACCAAGAGAAATGACCGAAGAAATTAAAACGTGTCTATCGATTGAAGATTCAACTACCAGAAAAAACTATATGCACGGTATCATCTATAAACTACCTGATGGTCAATATTGGACGATAAGAGCATTGATATTCCATTTGAAACGTATTTTGGAACACGAAACTAAAAACAGAATGGGTTTAAAGGCATTGTGCATTATTTGGGGACCAACCATAATTTCACCTAATaatgaagatttgaatgatGTGAACTACCAAATAAGTGCGATGGAGCTCTTGTTCGATGTGGCGGATCAAGCATTTGAACCTGAGTAA